From the Nonlabens marinus S1-08 genome, one window contains:
- a CDS encoding polysaccharide deacetylase family protein, protein MAWYPDHIPGVVSRLFPNYIWHATRDFPCVHLTFDDGPTPLVTDFVLQQLDLYGFKATFFLIGDCVKREPLLKNRLLESGHQIGNHTYNHLDGWKTSSEEYVANVIKAAEIIDSELFRPPYGRITIKISKQIRDLGYKIVMWDVLSGDFDSSRSPEKCLKSLKKNTKNGSVIVFHDSVKAFPILKKVLPEYLEWLTCEGYRTQLF, encoded by the coding sequence GTGGCTTGGTATCCTGATCACATCCCAGGTGTCGTTAGTAGGTTATTTCCTAATTACATCTGGCATGCTACTAGAGATTTCCCTTGTGTACATCTTACGTTTGATGATGGACCTACACCTCTAGTGACCGACTTTGTATTGCAACAGTTAGATTTATACGGTTTTAAAGCGACTTTTTTTTTGATAGGTGATTGCGTAAAGCGAGAGCCTCTTTTAAAAAATCGACTGCTAGAATCTGGCCATCAAATAGGGAATCACACCTACAATCATTTAGATGGATGGAAAACTTCCAGTGAGGAATATGTCGCCAATGTAATAAAGGCTGCCGAAATTATAGATTCTGAATTGTTCAGACCGCCGTATGGAAGAATCACAATAAAAATCTCAAAACAGATTAGAGATTTAGGATACAAAATCGTGATGTGGGATGTGTTGTCTGGAGATTTTGACTCAAGCAGGTCTCCTGAAAAGTGTCTTAAATCCCTAAAGAAAAACACAAAGAATGGGAGCGTTATCGTTTTTCACGATAGTGTAAAAGCGTTTCCAATATTGAAAAAAGTACTGCCTGAATATTTAGAATGGTTAACCTGTGAAGGCTATCGCACGCAATTGTTCTAA
- a CDS encoding thioredoxin family protein, producing MSKFGDLISANVPVLFNFFTEWNEESVSMHPVLRDVAAAVGDNARIIKINVDKNPELSEALRIKGLPTLIIYKQGEMKWRQSGVQDGDSLINLLNKYTS from the coding sequence ATGTCAAAATTTGGTGATTTAATCAGTGCAAATGTACCTGTCTTATTCAATTTCTTTACAGAATGGAATGAAGAAAGCGTGAGCATGCATCCAGTGCTGCGAGATGTGGCAGCCGCGGTAGGGGACAACGCTCGCATCATTAAGATCAATGTAGATAAAAACCCTGAGCTCTCTGAAGCGTTACGAATCAAGGGTTTACCTACCTTAATTATCTACAAACAAGGGGAGATGAAGTGGCGACAAAGTGGCGTTCAAGATGGTGACTCATTGATCAACTTACTCAATAAATACACGTCTTAG